The following proteins come from a genomic window of Shewanella halifaxensis HAW-EB4:
- a CDS encoding acyl carrier protein — MQSREQILEMLTQILVEEFEVDAEEITPEASLYEELDLDSIDAVDLVIKLQQMTGKKIKPEEFKAVRTVNDVVSAIEGLVKE, encoded by the coding sequence ATGCAAAGTCGTGAACAGATCCTAGAGATGCTGACTCAGATCCTCGTCGAAGAATTTGAAGTTGATGCCGAAGAGATCACCCCAGAAGCTTCTCTATACGAAGAGCTCGATCTTGACAGCATCGATGCCGTCGATTTGGTGATTAAGCTGCAGCAGATGACAGGCAAGAAGATTAAGCCTGAAGAGTTTAAAGCGGTTAGAACCGTTAATGACGTCGTCTCGGCTATCGAAGGCTTAGTCAAAGAGTAA
- a CDS encoding phosphopantetheine-binding protein has product MSLDNEVKQLIIDCLDLEDVSIEDIDSQAPLFGEGLGLDSIDALELGLAIKKQFDVKIEANSDTTKQHFYSVASLVSFIESQRV; this is encoded by the coding sequence ATGAGCCTAGATAACGAAGTAAAACAACTGATCATCGACTGTCTCGACCTTGAAGACGTTAGCATTGAAGATATCGACTCACAGGCGCCGCTATTTGGGGAAGGTCTTGGACTCGACTCTATCGATGCATTAGAGCTTGGCCTTGCCATCAAGAAGCAATTTGATGTGAAGATTGAAGCAAACTCAGATACGACAAAACAGCATTTCTATAGCGTTGCTAGCTTAGTCAGTTTCATTGAGTCACAGCGAGTCTAG
- a CDS encoding lysophospholipid acyltransferase family protein — protein MTKPVTYKQPLAPKLTGLAYIPRWLGGTACYMAFALGGLLSSLTILPILRFWPGSPQQRIERVQRAVHLMFKGFVKMLTWAGVINLSHGDLSRLRDARGVIVTANHPTLVDVVVLISLMPNAGCIVKQGLWRNPFLRGVVSCAGYIPNRGAELLLEDCKSVLERGTNVIIFPEGTRTVIGEKINPFARGAANITLRTHSDLLPVFLKTNTVGLSKQQAWYQVPRRTIGMHIEIGETLPYLRYDANAGGDAKMARQMTRDLENYYKQQLDRYL, from the coding sequence GTGACTAAGCCCGTCACCTATAAGCAGCCGCTAGCGCCCAAATTAACAGGCTTAGCTTACATTCCACGCTGGCTTGGCGGCACCGCCTGCTACATGGCTTTTGCTCTTGGCGGATTGCTGAGTTCGCTCACCATACTGCCGATCCTCAGGTTCTGGCCAGGCAGCCCGCAGCAACGCATCGAGCGTGTACAGCGCGCCGTGCACCTCATGTTCAAGGGCTTCGTCAAAATGCTCACTTGGGCTGGCGTGATTAACCTCAGCCATGGAGACTTAAGCCGTCTTCGCGATGCTAGAGGCGTAATCGTCACGGCGAACCACCCCACCTTGGTCGATGTCGTCGTGCTAATTAGCTTGATGCCAAACGCAGGTTGCATCGTCAAGCAAGGCCTATGGCGCAACCCCTTTTTACGGGGCGTAGTCTCTTGCGCGGGTTACATTCCTAACCGCGGCGCCGAGCTACTCCTAGAAGACTGCAAATCAGTGCTTGAGCGTGGCACTAATGTAATTATTTTCCCCGAAGGAACGCGCACCGTCATAGGTGAAAAAATTAACCCTTTTGCCCGCGGGGCAGCCAACATAACGCTTAGAACTCATAGCGATCTATTGCCAGTGTTTCTAAAAACCAATACTGTTGGACTCAGTAAGCAGCAGGCTTGGTATCAAGTACCGAGGCGAACAATTGGTATGCATATCGAAATAGGCGAAACACTGCCCTATTTACGTTATGATGCGAATGCGGGCGGCGATGCAAAAATGGCACGGCAAATGACTCGTGACCTTGAAAACTATTATAAACAACAATTAGATAGATACTTATGA
- a CDS encoding beta-ketoacyl synthase chain length factor has translation MHLKFSILSWGAWSPQCQQASDWLNWPTIASDDSAQQSAVPKLTHVPAMQRRRLSKLTKIILEAVSQSAPPEQCRSIFASQHGEINRTIGLLNDIVAESPLSPTGFSQSVHNTASGIFSILTGNQASSTSIAAGKNTFSQGFIEAFGQLHADPAPLLLVYADEPVPQVYRQFSADPKWPIAGAFMLAPENCSQAALATLSLTADTREHKNDHEQLSLEQLISSLATKQNASGYLAGWHWELTCSD, from the coding sequence ATGCATTTGAAGTTTAGCATTCTTTCATGGGGCGCATGGTCGCCACAATGCCAACAAGCCAGTGATTGGTTAAATTGGCCAACAATCGCCTCAGACGATTCTGCGCAGCAATCGGCTGTGCCCAAACTGACTCATGTACCTGCTATGCAACGCAGAAGACTCAGTAAACTCACCAAAATTATTCTTGAAGCCGTCTCTCAGAGCGCTCCACCTGAGCAGTGCCGCAGTATTTTTGCCTCGCAACACGGCGAAATTAACCGTACGATCGGCTTACTTAACGATATTGTTGCCGAGTCACCGCTATCGCCTACCGGCTTTAGCCAGTCGGTGCACAATACTGCCAGCGGCATTTTCAGTATTTTAACGGGTAATCAAGCATCTTCCACCTCGATCGCTGCGGGGAAAAACACATTTAGCCAAGGGTTTATCGAAGCCTTTGGTCAACTACACGCTGACCCGGCCCCCTTGCTATTGGTCTATGCAGATGAACCCGTGCCTCAGGTTTACCGTCAATTTTCAGCAGACCCTAAATGGCCTATCGCTGGCGCTTTTATGCTTGCTCCCGAAAATTGCTCACAAGCGGCTCTCGCGACGCTGAGTTTAACCGCAGATACCCGCGAGCATAAAAATGATCATGAACAGCTTAGCCTTGAGCAACTTATCTCCAGCCTTGCCACTAAGCAGAATGCCTCTGGTTATTTGGCTGGTTGGCACTGGGAGCTAACCTGCAGTGACTAA
- a CDS encoding DUF3014 domain-containing protein, which produces MQLSQEDRISPQEKSSGTNGLAILAIVAVVALSAGGYYYLSGNEKVEELQVIAPIVIPDPIPEQPLETEAVPEPEVIVEAESVQLPEVDPVPQVEPLPALADSDEFVHQKVTNVADGMAIEPLLIEDNLVRQFVVFVDNLAQGELARKVSPLKAPNNSFTVSEIANKTYINPDSYHRYDLYADFLASLNDEELAKTYKELTPLLSEAFVELGYNDISFNERMQQAIEVMLDAPIIEQPIELDGVSVNYQFVDPKLEALPNAQKLMVRMGPENSRKVKSALRRLQKHLN; this is translated from the coding sequence ATGCAACTCAGTCAAGAAGATAGAATTTCCCCTCAGGAAAAGAGTTCAGGCACCAATGGTCTGGCGATTTTGGCTATAGTTGCTGTTGTGGCGCTATCTGCTGGCGGCTACTACTATCTCAGTGGTAATGAAAAAGTCGAAGAGCTGCAAGTGATTGCGCCAATAGTGATCCCAGACCCAATACCTGAACAACCTCTTGAGACTGAAGCGGTTCCAGAGCCAGAGGTGATTGTAGAAGCCGAGTCGGTGCAGCTACCAGAAGTCGATCCTGTTCCACAAGTTGAGCCATTACCTGCACTGGCCGATAGTGATGAATTCGTTCACCAGAAAGTCACTAACGTAGCCGACGGTATGGCGATTGAGCCACTATTGATTGAAGATAATCTTGTGCGTCAATTTGTGGTGTTTGTCGATAATCTGGCTCAGGGTGAACTTGCTCGAAAAGTCAGCCCACTTAAGGCACCAAACAATAGTTTCACCGTATCGGAGATCGCCAACAAGACCTACATCAATCCAGATAGCTACCATAGATATGATCTCTATGCAGACTTCTTGGCCAGCCTAAATGATGAAGAGTTAGCGAAAACATACAAGGAGCTGACTCCATTATTGAGCGAAGCATTTGTCGAGCTCGGCTATAACGACATCTCATTCAATGAGCGTATGCAGCAGGCGATCGAGGTGATGTTAGATGCACCGATTATCGAGCAACCGATCGAGCTAGATGGCGTGAGTGTGAACTACCAGTTTGTCGATCCAAAACTGGAAGCACTACCGAATGCACAGAAGTTAATGGTTCGCATGGGACCTGAAAACTCACGCAAAGTAAAATCTGCACTGCGTCGACTACAGAAGCATCTAAACTAG
- the recG gene encoding ATP-dependent DNA helicase RecG, which produces MQRLDLVPITDLKGVANKMAERLAKLSITTVQDLLFHLPLRYEDRTQVYPIASLYPGSYGTIEAVIQSSQIIQGRKRMLTCTVRDDTGSLTLRFFNFSVAQRNGLEIGMTIRAYGEIRRGKHFAEIIHPEYKLISPGEDLQLSDTLTPVYPTTEGLKQASWIKLTEQALAMLDNGGLQELLPPNLQPNNLDLKQALQILHRPNNQVSLFELEQGTHPAQQRLIQEELLAHNLSMLRLRQRSNRDKAVSMHATGQLLNPFLASLPFKPTGAQQRVVADITQDLAKHEPMMRLVQGDVGSGKTLIAALAALQAIESGYQVAMMAPTELLAEQHALNFSSWFEPLGLKVGWLAGKLKGKARAQSLADIESGDAHIVIGTHAIFQEQVVFNKLALIIIDEQHRFGVHQRLGLREKGISQGFHPHQLIMTATPIPRTLAMTAYADLDTSIIDELPPGRTPVTTVAISEQRRDEVIDRVRQAAINDKRQTYWVCTLIEESEVLECQAAEDTAEELKRVLPELKVGLVHGRMKPAEKQQIMADFKAGELNLLVATTVIEVGVDVPNASLMIIENPERLGLAQLHQLRGRVGRGAVASHCVLLYKPPLSATATKRLGVLRQSNDGFVIAQQDLEIRGPGEVLGTKQTGIADMKIADLMRDEALIPHVQKLAAHVMQQAPTSVDAIIERWLGDREQFVQA; this is translated from the coding sequence TTGCAAAGACTCGATCTTGTTCCTATAACAGATCTTAAGGGCGTCGCCAACAAGATGGCCGAGAGATTAGCCAAGCTGAGTATAACAACAGTGCAAGACCTGTTGTTTCATCTGCCGCTTCGCTATGAGGATCGCACTCAAGTCTACCCAATTGCCTCGCTTTACCCGGGCAGTTACGGCACCATCGAAGCCGTTATTCAATCAAGCCAGATTATTCAAGGCCGTAAGCGCATGCTGACCTGCACGGTGCGCGATGATACTGGCAGCTTAACTCTGCGCTTTTTTAATTTCTCTGTCGCGCAGCGCAACGGCCTAGAGATAGGTATGACCATTCGTGCCTATGGTGAAATTCGCCGCGGTAAGCATTTTGCAGAGATCATTCATCCAGAATACAAGTTGATCTCCCCTGGTGAAGATCTGCAGCTGAGCGACACATTGACGCCGGTTTACCCCACGACCGAGGGCCTAAAACAAGCAAGCTGGATTAAGCTCACCGAGCAAGCACTTGCCATGTTAGACAATGGCGGCTTACAAGAATTACTGCCGCCAAACCTGCAGCCAAATAACTTGGATTTAAAGCAAGCGTTGCAAATCCTGCATCGACCTAATAATCAGGTGTCGCTATTTGAGCTGGAGCAAGGCACTCATCCGGCGCAGCAACGCCTGATTCAAGAAGAGTTACTGGCCCACAACTTGAGTATGTTACGCCTACGTCAGCGTAGTAACCGCGACAAAGCAGTCAGCATGCATGCCACGGGGCAGTTACTCAATCCGTTTTTAGCCTCGCTCCCCTTTAAACCTACTGGGGCGCAGCAACGAGTGGTTGCAGATATAACCCAAGATTTAGCTAAGCACGAGCCGATGATGCGCCTAGTACAAGGTGATGTGGGTTCAGGTAAGACCTTGATTGCAGCCCTTGCGGCACTGCAAGCGATAGAAAGCGGTTACCAAGTGGCCATGATGGCGCCAACCGAGCTATTGGCCGAGCAACACGCGCTAAACTTTAGCAGCTGGTTTGAACCATTAGGCCTTAAAGTCGGCTGGCTTGCAGGTAAGTTAAAAGGTAAGGCCAGAGCCCAGTCGTTAGCCGATATTGAATCAGGCGATGCCCACATTGTCATAGGTACCCATGCTATTTTCCAAGAGCAAGTGGTGTTCAACAAGCTGGCACTGATTATTATCGATGAGCAGCATAGGTTTGGCGTACATCAACGCTTAGGTCTGCGAGAAAAAGGCATCAGCCAAGGCTTTCATCCTCACCAGTTAATTATGACCGCGACTCCCATTCCGCGCACGCTCGCCATGACGGCCTATGCCGATCTCGATACCTCGATTATCGATGAACTTCCACCGGGAAGAACGCCGGTTACCACAGTTGCAATTTCCGAGCAGCGTCGAGATGAGGTGATCGATCGAGTCAGACAAGCCGCCATTAACGACAAGCGCCAAACTTACTGGGTATGCACCTTAATCGAAGAGTCTGAAGTACTCGAATGCCAAGCTGCAGAAGACACGGCAGAAGAACTTAAACGCGTTCTGCCCGAGTTAAAGGTTGGCTTAGTTCATGGTCGTATGAAGCCTGCGGAGAAGCAGCAGATCATGGCCGACTTTAAAGCAGGTGAGCTAAATCTATTAGTTGCCACTACAGTGATTGAGGTCGGTGTTGATGTGCCCAATGCCAGTTTGATGATCATCGAAAACCCCGAACGTTTAGGCTTAGCACAGCTGCATCAGCTTAGAGGCCGCGTTGGCCGTGGCGCAGTGGCCAGCCACTGCGTGCTGCTATACAAGCCGCCGCTATCTGCAACAGCCACCAAGAGGCTCGGCGTACTCAGGCAGAGTAATGACGGCTTTGTGATTGCTCAGCAAGACTTGGAGATCCGTGGACCAGGTGAAGTATTAGGCACCAAACAGACTGGCATCGCCGATATGAAGATTGCCGACCTGATGCGCGATGAAGCCCTTATTCCTCATGTGCAGAAACTGGCTGCACATGTTATGCAGCAGGCACCTACGAGTGTCGATGCCATTATTGAGCGCTGGCTTGGCGATAGAGAGCAATTCGTACAAGCGTAA
- a CDS encoding calcium/sodium antiporter, protein MFILLSILGGFLILTVGAEALVRGASQIALRLGLTPLLIGLTIVAFGTSAPELAVSVKSAIAGNSGIALGNVIGSNIANIGLILGITALIRPIKIESQMVRRDIPIMIAASLLFWSLLLDGGLSFWDGAILSALLVAYLTFSYLTAEKQTDDDIEDAQQNPMLSVLFIVIGISMLVGGGILFVDGAVAMAKSFGISEVIIGLTIVAIGTSMPELVTSIVAALKGQSDIAIGNVVGSNIFNVLGILGVTALIHPIIGSEISNLDWAAMIALAVLLLPFAYTGLRIGRREASLLIAGYVAYIGYIVSQAV, encoded by the coding sequence ATGTTTATTTTATTGTCGATACTCGGCGGTTTTTTAATTCTGACTGTAGGTGCTGAAGCCTTAGTTAGAGGTGCAAGCCAAATAGCACTGAGATTGGGGCTTACGCCTCTGCTCATCGGCCTGACTATTGTTGCCTTTGGTACCAGTGCACCAGAGCTTGCTGTTAGTGTTAAGTCTGCGATTGCCGGTAATAGCGGTATCGCTTTGGGTAACGTGATTGGCTCAAACATCGCTAATATTGGCCTTATTTTAGGTATCACTGCACTTATTCGCCCAATTAAGATTGAGTCACAAATGGTACGCCGCGATATTCCTATCATGATTGCTGCGTCACTACTGTTTTGGAGCCTATTACTCGATGGTGGCTTGAGCTTCTGGGATGGTGCGATTCTATCTGCGTTGCTTGTCGCTTACTTAACCTTCAGCTACTTAACCGCAGAAAAACAAACTGACGACGATATTGAAGATGCTCAGCAAAACCCAATGCTATCAGTATTGTTTATTGTTATCGGTATTAGCATGCTTGTGGGCGGTGGTATTTTATTCGTTGACGGCGCAGTCGCTATGGCAAAATCATTCGGCATTAGCGAAGTGATTATCGGTTTAACGATTGTTGCGATTGGTACCAGCATGCCAGAGCTTGTCACCTCGATTGTGGCAGCGCTTAAAGGCCAGAGTGATATTGCAATTGGTAACGTTGTTGGCTCAAATATCTTCAACGTACTCGGTATTCTAGGTGTAACAGCGCTAATTCACCCGATTATTGGCAGTGAAATTAGCAACCTAGATTGGGCTGCTATGATTGCCCTAGCGGTGTTATTGCTACCTTTTGCTTACACCGGCCTGCGCATTGGACGCCGTGAAGCGAGTTTATTGATTGCAGGCTATGTAGCCTATATCGGCTATATCGTTTCACAAGCCGTTTAA
- a CDS encoding AMP-binding protein: MESSMKTPIEMLEHWVEKQGDQVYLKQPIDGQYKTFTWRDVQTKMQQIAGALRHLGLNPGDKIAVLSKNCAEWFITDLALMHGGYISVPIYPTANADTIRYTLEHSESKAIFIGKLDYWADQEAGVGGDILRIAMPYDTMPSQYHWDKMLTLGQPLIDAPLPTAEQVMTIIYTSGSTGRPKGAIQNFASYVWTCTAVVRDLKTGVEDRLLSYLPLAHITERVAIEGSSFYSGSSVAFVESLDSFVADVQRARPTVFFSVPRLWSLFQKNIIDKIGYSKLNFLLKVPIISGIVKRKIHQGLGLEHCHLLGSGSAPIPPSLVEWYHKIGLDISEAWGMTENCAYSIINYPFDPRKIGSVGRAIEGCEAKCSDVGELLVKSPGLMQGYYKQEEESAKCFDKEGFFHTGDLCTIDDEGNVSITGRVKDNFKTSKGKYVAPVPIERKLAQDPHIEMLCVIGSGLPHPIALVQLSEGAAVQPREEVRLSLKNTIDSVNPHLESHETVDAIVIVTEAWDVENDVLTPTLKIKRHVLEKKFSDKVDGIRGGKVCWEDEI; encoded by the coding sequence ATGGAATCTTCTATGAAAACCCCAATTGAGATGCTTGAACATTGGGTTGAAAAACAAGGTGATCAAGTTTACCTAAAGCAACCTATTGACGGCCAGTATAAAACCTTTACTTGGCGCGATGTGCAAACCAAGATGCAGCAGATTGCAGGCGCACTGAGACATCTAGGCCTTAACCCTGGTGATAAGATTGCCGTGCTGTCTAAAAACTGTGCAGAGTGGTTTATTACCGATCTCGCCCTGATGCACGGTGGTTATATTAGTGTGCCTATCTACCCTACCGCCAATGCTGACACCATTCGCTACACCTTAGAACACAGTGAATCTAAGGCGATTTTTATCGGTAAGCTAGATTATTGGGCCGACCAAGAAGCAGGCGTCGGCGGTGATATCCTGCGTATCGCCATGCCTTACGACACGATGCCGTCTCAGTACCACTGGGACAAAATGCTAACCTTAGGTCAACCACTAATCGATGCCCCTCTACCGACTGCCGAGCAGGTGATGACCATCATCTACACTTCAGGCTCAACCGGTAGGCCTAAAGGGGCTATTCAAAATTTTGCCAGCTATGTCTGGACCTGCACCGCCGTAGTGCGCGACCTTAAAACTGGTGTTGAAGATAGATTGCTTTCTTATCTTCCACTGGCACACATTACCGAGCGTGTGGCGATTGAAGGTTCATCCTTCTACTCAGGTAGCAGCGTCGCCTTTGTAGAGAGCCTAGATAGCTTCGTTGCCGATGTACAGCGCGCAAGACCAACGGTGTTCTTCTCGGTGCCACGCCTGTGGAGCCTATTCCAAAAGAACATTATCGACAAGATTGGCTACAGCAAACTCAACTTTTTGCTTAAAGTGCCGATCATTAGTGGCATAGTAAAACGTAAAATCCATCAAGGTTTAGGCTTAGAGCATTGCCACCTGCTTGGTTCTGGCTCTGCACCAATCCCACCATCGCTCGTTGAGTGGTACCACAAGATAGGGCTCGATATCAGCGAAGCCTGGGGCATGACAGAAAACTGTGCCTACTCAATTATCAACTATCCGTTTGATCCCCGTAAAATTGGCTCGGTTGGTCGCGCGATAGAAGGCTGTGAAGCCAAGTGTTCGGATGTTGGTGAACTGCTAGTTAAGAGCCCAGGCTTGATGCAAGGCTATTACAAGCAGGAAGAAGAGAGCGCTAAGTGCTTCGATAAAGAGGGTTTCTTTCACACTGGTGACTTATGCACTATCGATGATGAAGGCAATGTCAGCATTACTGGCCGTGTTAAAGACAACTTCAAAACATCGAAAGGTAAGTATGTGGCTCCAGTGCCTATTGAGCGCAAACTAGCACAAGATCCTCACATCGAGATGCTCTGTGTTATCGGCTCAGGTTTACCGCACCCTATCGCCTTAGTTCAGCTCTCTGAAGGTGCCGCGGTTCAACCAAGAGAAGAGGTAAGGCTTTCTCTCAAAAACACCATAGATTCGGTCAATCCACACCTTGAATCCCATGAGACTGTCGATGCTATTGTTATCGTCACTGAAGCTTGGGATGTCGAGAATGACGTGTTAACACCGACCCTGAAAATTAAACGCCATGTACTGGAGAAGAAGTTTAGCGACAAGGTCGATGGCATCCGTGGTGGCAAGGTCTGTTGGGAAGATGAAATCTAG
- the trmH gene encoding tRNA (guanosine(18)-2'-O)-methyltransferase TrmH, whose product MSPERFARINQMLDNRQPDLTVCLDTVHKGNNIAAVLRTADAAGIHEVHAVWSELEMRVSGNTASGSQQWVKTRVHQSMQQAVDEFRGKEMQILATTFSDTAVDFREIDYTRPTAIILGNERDGVSPAGIAAADQHIIIPMIGMVQSLNVSVAAALIMYEAQRQRTAAGMYGTRKLDDAYCQIKLFEEGHPIYAKACRRKKLPYPAIDEAGQIVADEDWWQKMRAPLD is encoded by the coding sequence ATGAGTCCTGAACGTTTCGCCCGTATCAACCAGATGCTTGATAACCGCCAACCCGATCTCACCGTATGTCTAGATACCGTGCATAAAGGCAATAACATTGCCGCCGTGCTGCGTACCGCTGATGCGGCGGGCATACATGAAGTCCACGCGGTTTGGTCTGAACTAGAAATGCGCGTATCGGGCAATACGGCCTCAGGTAGCCAACAATGGGTAAAGACGCGCGTGCACCAGAGCATGCAACAAGCCGTCGATGAGTTTCGTGGCAAAGAGATGCAAATTTTGGCTACCACCTTTTCTGATACCGCAGTCGATTTTAGAGAGATTGATTACACTCGACCGACCGCGATTATTTTGGGTAACGAGCGCGACGGTGTCAGCCCTGCAGGCATCGCGGCAGCCGATCAACATATCATTATCCCGATGATAGGCATGGTGCAATCACTTAACGTCTCGGTTGCCGCGGCGCTGATTATGTATGAAGCCCAACGCCAACGTACAGCTGCGGGCATGTACGGTACACGTAAGCTTGATGATGCCTATTGTCAAATAAAGCTGTTTGAGGAAGGCCACCCAATTTATGCCAAGGCCTGCCGTCGTAAGAAACTACCTTACCCAGCCATAGATGAAGCAGGCCAAATCGTTGCCGATGAAGATTGGTGGCAAAAAATGCGTGCGCCTTTAGACTAA
- a CDS encoding RidA family protein, which produces MAEKIIIATDKAPQAIGTYSQAVKVGSTVYLSGQIPLNPETMQIVSDEFEAQVVQVFNNLIAVCEAAGGSLSDIVKLNIFMTDLSNFATVNEIMGRYFDQPYPARAAIGVKQLPKDALVEMDGVMEI; this is translated from the coding sequence ATGGCAGAAAAGATCATCATCGCAACCGATAAAGCGCCACAAGCAATTGGCACATACTCTCAAGCAGTAAAAGTCGGTAGCACGGTTTATTTGTCAGGCCAGATCCCACTCAACCCTGAGACAATGCAGATAGTTAGCGATGAATTTGAAGCGCAGGTTGTGCAAGTATTTAACAACCTAATTGCGGTTTGTGAAGCCGCTGGCGGTTCACTAAGTGATATCGTTAAGCTAAACATCTTTATGACCGATCTGAGTAACTTTGCCACGGTAAACGAAATCATGGGCCGCTACTTTGATCAGCCTTACCCTGCACGTGCCGCTATCGGTGTTAAGCAACTACCGAAAGACGCACTTGTTGAAATGGATGGAGTCATGGAGATCTAA